In Capricornis sumatraensis isolate serow.1 chromosome 6, serow.2, whole genome shotgun sequence, the genomic window GGAGTCTGCGCTCTCAGTTAAAGAAGCAGCCAACCCGTTTACTAACCATTTGCTCAGTAGAAGTTtaatggagaaatatctgtttaaaacAATCGGTCAAAAAGAACAGCTCTTTTACAAACAAGTTACGGCAGTGACGAGTCAAAACCCCAGGCTTGATTTCCTGTTCCTTGAACCCACCACCTCAAAGAAGGAAGAGGTGGGTGAGAAGGAGAGATGGGGCCGTTTAAATGTTAGCTGGAGGAATTACAAAAATACACTCTGATGTAGCAACAGGGTTGTCATGAAACATGCCatgggtggggaggggccaggaggaTTCAGGGAGGGAAAGACAACCAGATGGGGCAGGGCCCTGGGGTGGCGGCCTGGAGGCAAAGCTCGCCTCAGTGCCTTGGGGAGGGAGGCGTCCTGATGCCCAGCCGGCAGGTTTGGGGCTGGAGACATGCTGCTTTGGGGATCGCCCGGACACCTGGGgagatataaattaaaataacaaattaatGGCAGATTAAAATGGCAAATCCAACAGTTTTTCTGACCCTTCAATTCGATTTTCCCTAGTGCCTGAGAAATAGAAAGGAGGCAAATAAAAACTATcacctgggactttcctggtggtccagaggttaagatttCATGCTCTAAATGCAggggtgctgtgtgctgtgcttagtcgctgtcgtgtccaactctgtgcaaccccatggactgtagcccaccaggcacctctgtccttggagattctccaggcaagaatactggagtgggttgccatgcacatctccagggcatcttcccagcccaggaatcgaacctgggtctcccacattgcaggtggattcttcaccctccaagccaccagggaagcccaagaatactggagtgggtaatttatcccttctccagcagatcttcccgacccaggaattgaataggggggtctcctgccttgcaggtggattcttcaccagctgagctaccagggaacccctaaAGGTacagggcccgggttcaatccctggtcagggaactgagatcccacatgttgtacAGTGCGGCCAagtaaattatgttaaaaaaaaaaaaaaaggttttataatCCACATAATTAGCCGCAAAAGCAGCAAGAAGGGGTCCTTGGCTCCTACACACCTGTTTCCCTGGCCCATAATCTAGCGTCAGAACCAACAGAACAAAGGGGAAGCCTCCTGCCCAGAAACAGTTCTCTTATCCCTGGTATCAGTATTTGGAATCTCTGTGTAGGAATTCATTTCTTCAGGCTAAAAAGAGCCCTCATTTGTGGCTCTCTTATATTACAAGCGCTAACTTCACTGATTCCTCAGCAGGAAGGAATCTGCTCACTCTCCCCCATCTAGAAGGTCAAGATCCGGGGCAgcggaagagaggaggggagcaCAGGGCCAGGAAAACGGACGCTAGGTATCGGGATCAGTCGCGTACTCTTCACAGGTCTCTCTAGGACTGGTCCTGCACCCCAatgtccctgtttttttttttggttccatttgttatttttttattggagtgtcaTTGCTTTATTATGTTGTTAGTGTCTGCTGTagaacaaagtgagtcagctatgaGCATACGTATATCTCCTCCTCCTGAGCCTCTCTCCTTCCCATctcgccccatcccacccctctcagtCGTCACAGAGcgctgggctgagctccctgtaccaTACCGCAGCTGCCCACTAGCTGTTTTACGTGACAGTGTGTATAGTCAGTGCTGCTCTCTCGATCCAGGCCACCTCTCGCCTCTCCCTGCTGCGTCCACAAGACCATTCCCTACAGTCTGCGTCTATTCCCACCCTGCAAATCGGttcctctgtaccatttttctagattccatatataccaGTGTCCAGGACATCATTACACTTTCTGAATAAGGGTTCTTTATCCCAAGAGtttgcttccccagtggctcagtggtaaagaacctgcctgccaatgcaggagacacaggagacatgggtcctatcccctagaggaggaagtggcaacccactccagtattcttgcctggggaatcccacggatagaggagcctggtgggctgcagtccatgaggtcacaaagagtcggacatgattgagcacacagacacacgtcCCATGTGTTGGGTGGTGCCATTTCATCCAGCATTCTAAATATAGGTTGGTGTTGGGTGTCTCAGGTGTCCAGAACAGCTCTGGCAATAGGAGTCCCCGAGCCGGGGAGAAATCTCAAGCATGTGTGGGGCTGGCTGGGGTGTGTACAGGCGAATAAAGACAGGCTTAAGAGACTCATAAATACACATCCACACTGGAACTCAGCAGCCATGAATGTGTGGAAAAAAGAATCAGCAAGATGGTCGCAGGAGGAGAGCAATCGATAATACCCAGATGAGCTGCTTAATATCACCAGCGTTTCCATCAAGAACTTTATATCTTGAGCAAAGCCACAGGCAGAAGCTGGTTATCCGTTATGTTCCAGTGCCTCTCAGTTGGAGGCTtaatagaaaactagaaaaaccAATTGCCCAAATAGGGGCTCAAATAGTTTTTCTAAAAACTAAATTGATTCCTGCTAACATGACTGATTTGAAACTGTCTTTATAAGGTAAACGGTCGTAGTTCAGGCTTAGACGTGTCTTCAGGGTGCCTTGATGGTCCCTTTAAAGAAGAATGTCCCTAAAGTTTAGGAGGAAGATTCggtgggggcagtgggagggggggggacatatgtatacctatggctgactcatgttgatgtgtggcagaaaccaacacaatattgtaaagcaattatcctccaattaaaaatttaaaaagaagaagaatttctTTAAGATTTGGAAGAATTCAGCCCATGTCATTTCTGAAAGATTATTAGGTCCCATGTAGATATGGCTTTGGAGAAATGAATGCTTATTAGGGATCCAAGAATATGACTTCAAACCCAGTGCAGGTTAATTCAGGGCCTTCAGAGATTAGTCATTCTGCTAAAATGAACACAGCAGCCTTTGGCTCGTCACTGAATACATATATCCATATTTGGCAATGGGCGTTTTGCAAACAAGCCAGCCTACCTGCAAAGTGTTATGTGGGCTGCCTTCCTGCTGCAGTGTGGGAGCTCAAGATTCACATGTGGATTAATATACATTGAAGGAAGATTATTAACAATCTGGCCACCTTTGACATACAGGAAGCAAAGTAAAGGAGCCCATGCACAAACTTTTTGCTTTTATGCCTCTGTGTCAGGTAAAAGCCCCCACTTGGGTGATAATGTCTGTGGAGTTTCTGACCAACTGAATAGTTCATTCTGTTAGGGGAAGCTTCTCTCTTTAAGCAGAGATATGAGATACCGCATGCGAGCCTATGcgctctgtcctgtctgactcttttcaacctcatgaactgcatgcaacctgccagactcctctgtccatgggattctccaggcaagaatactggagtgggttgccatttcctcctcctggggatcttcccaacccagggactgaacccatgtctcctgcattgacaggcaaattctttaccactgagccaccagggaagctcagatgaAATCCTGCAGATAATCATATTCCTACATATGAATTAAGGCACATATGCTTAATGATTGGAATTCTCTCAGGTTTTCAGAAAAGTTCATTGTGCTAGGTCCCTCTGCCACTCAAAGTTATGTATAGGTTAATGGGCTGAGGAAAGCCGAGTTTGTAATGACTGGGAAATAAGTTAGGATCTCTGATATTTATGATCTGATCTGCATTGTAGGTACATGTATAAACAAGTGCCTGGGGGAGTAAGAACAGACAGGCAGGGAGACAGGAGGAAAGGCAAGCAACCAAAGAAACACAAAGCAGAAATGGCACCTgggcactttcctggtggttcagtggttaagaatctgcctgccaaggaaggggacatgggttaACCCCTAgtacaggaagatcccacatgctgtgtggcaactactgaagctctcacaccctagaacccgtgctctgcACCAAAAGAAGCCGCCACAgggagaagcctgtgtgctgcactacagagtagccctcagtcgccgcaaccagagaaaacccatgagcagcaacgaagactgtgcagccaaaaatagtaaatagaaattaagaccaaccaaccaaccaacaaaaaACCGGACCTGGCACTCGGAAAGAGGCAAAAAGTGAGGAAAAATGATGATTCTTTAGCCCCTCTCCTAAAAGTGACTCAGGTCATTAGGGCCAGATTCTCAGAGCCTTGCTCAGGTGCCATCAGCTACAAAGCACCAGCCCACCAGCCCAAAGTGATCAGGTGAACAAGTGATGTGTGGCAGAAAGACACACAGAAAGTGTCCTAACAAGAACTGGTCCTAACCAGAGCTCCTTGACTGGGGGAGAGTGGGAAAGTTGAAAGGTTGCCGTGGAAGCCAGTCACCTTGAGATagcgggaggaggggaggggacagcTAAGCCATCTTTGAAGGTGAAACAGCAACATCACAGACATAGATCAGACTCTGCAAATGGCCAAGTGCAGGTCCAGCTCTGGGTCCTTAAAGTCTCCGGGGAAAGGTGAGTGAATGGTTTCTATGGCAACCAGATAGGAGGCTTGGTCCACTTCATTGTCCCCATAGTAACTAAGCTCCTGAAGAGCCATAGAGGAATTAGTTATCTTAACACACTACTATTATCCCCATGGTAACCAGTCTCTTCACCGCAGTGGTGAGCTGTTGGGAGTAATCCCAGGAAAATTTTTGctcccagaaagaaaaaaaaaggccggCTGGAGCAGTCCTAGGAGCTGAACCCCTGAAGGAAGTGGTGTGgagtatgtatatgtgtttggGTGCCAACATGTTTCCCCCACCGGGGAGGAAGTTTAAGATGGGCTAGAGGAcgtttcttcctgcccccagctcATTGGGGCCCCACTCACTCATGGGCTGAAGTGGACGGTGCAGCCGGGAGGGGCTCCCCTTCCAGCTACGCATTACCATTCTGGTGCAGGGTGCGCCGGCGCTGGCTGGACTGCATGCTCAGGACCAGGTACTGCCGCATAAACTCACTGAACCGCTTCTGGTTAGCCAGCTTCCGGGCCGACTTCCGGGCCCCGGTGAAGCCCCCGAACCGCTTCTGCAGCTGCTTCTGCTCGAtatcccccacctcctccaggccGGGCTCTGTCCTCTTCTGCCTTTGAAAGAGGCTCCTGACCCGGGGCATTCGCTTCAGATGCTGCATCTCAGAGGCTCTGGCCTCGTCCGGAGCAGCTGCCACGTGGTCTGGGTCAGCAGGGCTGAGCTGCCAGGACCCCCTGGCCATGACCTTGGTGCATGGAGTCCAGAGAGGGCTGGTGAAGATCTTCTCTTCACACTCGAGGATGCACACCTGCCAAGAAAGAGgttggaggaaagagaaagaccaGGGACATCTGTTAGTCCAAGGCAATGAGGAGATCAAGTGCTTTTGCTGTCTACTTGAGGGTTTCCCAGattgctcagtggtgaagaatccgcctgacagtacaggagaagcaggaggtgcgggctggatccctggatcaggaaggtttcctggaggaggaaatggcaactgctccagtattcttgctgggataatcccatggacagaggagcccggcaggctacaatccatggggtggcaaagagtcaagacacgactgagcgtgcatgcatgaTCTATTTTGGTACCAATCAATGCAAGGGCCTCTGAAGCACCTCTTCAGTACCATGGAGCCGCTTTACATATAGTTACTTAAGTTCCTAGAATTTCAGAgttggaaagaaacagaaaatgaactGGCCCATCTCTGtcatttcaaaaagaaagttGGGGCTCGGAGAGGTGAGGTTAAGTTACCCAGGTGACCCAGCAAGTTAACAAAATGCACAAACAAGAGTTATAGTCTTCGTTGAGTTTTTGGAGCCAAACATAGCTCATCAGGATCATCcataaagaaacattttattctGTTCTCTTATCCGGCCTGGGAGAGGTCAGAGTGATTTAAGAAACTGGGGATGTTAAAGCATGCAGTCACGCAGTTAAATCTGCATGGCTATTCTAAGGTCACCTGGTAAAGATCAACCTTGGTGTGATTCGTTTTTCACCTTGCATACATTCATCATCACTATCAGTGCATGGGTTATAGAAAATAGGGGTCaaatagagaacagactcatggtTGCCAAGGGTTAGGAGGGGGTGGAggaaggatggactgggagtttaggGTGAGTAGGTGCAAACTATTACGTACGGAATGAATGGACAGCacggtcctactgtatagcatagggatcGAAATTCAATGTCCTaggataaaccacaatggaaaagaatataaaaaatttgcatatataataaccgagtcactttgctgtacagcagaaattaatacaacattgtaaatcaactatacgccagTAAAAAAGTAGAAAAGGGGGGTTAAGACCCTTTGGGATATAGACAGGTTGGTAATCTGGGACTGTCCGACACAATTCAGTGGACCTGCCAGCTCTCTAGGAACCCCTGCAGCTTCTGTCTCTCCTGGCATCTCCCACCTCTCGTCTAGACCACCAGCCTGACCATGATGTTCCTGTACCTTCCTGACTGGCCCTGGCCTTAACCCTTCCCTCCCACATTCCTGTGATTGGAATCTCCTGGAAGCCTCTGCCTCCAagtttttttcctgttgttttggCTCCAGGCTTCCTGGATGactcaggtggtgaagaatccacctgtaaagcAGAACCACAGGAGacgcagcttcaatccctggtttaggaagattccctggagaaggaaatgggaacctgctccagtattcttgcctggaaaaccccgtggacagagcagtctggtgggctgcagtctgtggggctgcaaagagtcggaaatgactgagcgccCAAGCACACTTCACCCCGAACACTCCTCTCTGTGTTTTTGGGGTCAGATGAAAACCCCACTTCAGCCTGACTTTGACATCATGGTGAGCAGGAAGCTGCAGAGCCCTTCATCAAAACttggagtcttttttttaattgaatttttaatttttttggctgcaccatgaagcatgtgggatcttagttcctggaccagggatcaaacctgcacccactgcattggaagcttggagtcttaaccactggattaccaagAGAGCCCCAAGCCAAGGGGTCCGTCCCTGGCTTACAGGGCGTCAGGAGTTACTGCTCTGGTTGGACAGGTGCAGGATGTGAGATGTGTGTGTGCCCCATCAGGGCTCTCTGGGGAGCACACACTCCCACCCGGGTGTTCAGAGTGGCACACATGCCTCTATAGGCAAGGTTTCCAACGTGATCTCTAACCAAGTAGTGAGATACGCATGCAGCTTAAATCAAAGACTTCACCAGCTTTTCCACCAAATCATCAAAACCTGTCCTTCAGTCTGACTTCTCCCGCTTGCCTTTACTATTCTG contains:
- the PNOC gene encoding prepronociceptin, whose product is MKILFCDLLLLSLFSSVSSSCQKDCLVCREKLHPTLDNFSLEVCILECEEKIFTSPLWTPCTKVMARGSWQLSPADPDHVAAAPDEARASEMQHLKRMPRVRSLFQRQKRTEPGLEEVGDIEQKQLQKRFGGFTGARKSARKLANQKRFSEFMRQYLVLSMQSSQRRRTLHQNGNA